The following coding sequences are from one Bradyrhizobium sp. 200 window:
- a CDS encoding cytochrome C oxidase subunit IV family protein translates to MTSTAVIDGQQPSLRTHVHDAIPAGATHAKGQQHPIKLYLVVWGWLFVLSACSYLVDYFGLHGYLRWSLILLFMVLKAGLIVAVFMHMAWERLALAYAILLPPVLVLVFVAIMVFESEYTHLIRVLFFASPT, encoded by the coding sequence ATGACAAGCACAGCGGTAATAGACGGACAACAGCCTTCGCTACGCACTCATGTGCATGACGCAATCCCAGCCGGGGCCACGCACGCAAAGGGGCAGCAGCACCCGATCAAGCTCTATCTCGTGGTCTGGGGATGGTTGTTCGTCCTCAGCGCCTGCTCCTATCTCGTCGACTATTTCGGCTTACACGGCTATCTCAGATGGTCGCTGATCCTGCTTTTCATGGTGCTGAAGGCCGGCTTGATCGTCGCAGTATTCATGCACATGGCTTGGGAGCGTTTGGCGCTCGCCTATGCCATCCTGCTGCCCCCGGTGCTGGTGCTGGTGTTCGTGGCCATCATGGTGTTCGAATCCGAGTACACGCACCTCATCCGGGTCCTGTTCTTCGCGTCGCCGACTTAG
- a CDS encoding cytochrome c oxidase subunit II, which produces MVVALILLLVAVGSVLFHIYSPWWWTPIATNWRYIDDTINITFWITGAVFFAVIAFMAYCVFRFHHKEGRQAAYNPENKKLEWWLTIGTAVGVGAMLAPGLVVWHQFVTVPADATEIEVMGQQWNWSFRLPGKDGRMGTTDVRFVSSDNPMGLNPDDKHGQDDVVIASDDLHLPVGKPVKVLLRSLDVLHDFYVPEFRAKMDMVPGMVTYFWMTPIRTGTFDVLCAELCGAAHAQMRAKVFVDEESGYRAWLEKQKTFAELSGRSAVKRVTYESGGKQEMLPRR; this is translated from the coding sequence ATGGTTGTTGCGCTCATATTGCTTCTGGTCGCAGTCGGCTCGGTGCTGTTTCACATCTACAGCCCGTGGTGGTGGACGCCGATCGCTACGAACTGGCGCTACATTGACGACACGATCAACATAACCTTCTGGATCACCGGGGCGGTTTTCTTCGCGGTCATCGCGTTCATGGCCTATTGCGTCTTCCGCTTCCATCACAAGGAGGGAAGGCAGGCAGCCTACAATCCCGAAAACAAGAAGCTCGAATGGTGGCTCACCATAGGGACCGCGGTCGGCGTTGGAGCCATGTTGGCGCCCGGCCTGGTGGTCTGGCACCAGTTCGTCACGGTTCCGGCCGACGCCACCGAGATTGAAGTCATGGGCCAGCAATGGAACTGGAGCTTCCGCCTCCCCGGCAAAGACGGCCGGATGGGCACCACCGATGTTCGCTTCGTTAGCTCCGACAACCCCATGGGCCTGAACCCTGACGATAAGCACGGGCAAGACGACGTTGTCATCGCAAGCGACGACTTGCACCTCCCCGTCGGCAAGCCGGTCAAGGTTCTGCTTCGCTCCCTCGATGTCCTGCACGATTTCTATGTGCCCGAGTTCCGCGCCAAGATGGACATGGTCCCGGGCATGGTCACCTATTTCTGGATGACCCCGATCCGAACCGGAACATTTGATGTTCTCTGCGCCGAGCTGTGCGGCGCTGCGCACGCGCAGATGCGCGCCAAGGTTTTCGTCGACGAAGAGAGCGGCTATCGGGCCTGGCTGGAGAAGCAGAAGACGTTTGCGGAATTGTCAGGCCGAAGCGCCGTTAAGAGGGTGACGTACGAATCCGGCGGCAAGCAAGAAATGCTGCCGCGAAGATAA
- a CDS encoding cbb3-type cytochrome c oxidase subunit I — MVDVPYDAIADAPPAEVPEVELYHPKSWWTQYVFSQDAKVIAIQYSLTATAIGLVALVLSWLMRLQLGFPGTFSFIDANQYLQFITMHGMIMVIYLLTALFLGGFGNYLIPLMVGARDMVFPYVNMLSYWVYLLAVVVLASTFFVPGGPTGAGWTLYPPQAILSGTPGQDWGIVLMLASLILFIIGFTMGGLNYVVTVLQARTRGMTLMRLPLTVWGIFTATVMALLAFPALFVASVMMLFDRLLGTSFFMPALVEMGQQMKYGGGSPILFQHLFWFFGHPEVYIVALPAFGIVSDLISTHARKNIFGYRMMVWAIVGIGALSFIVWAHHMYVSGMHPHFGFFFATTTLIIAIPTAIKVYNWVLTLWRGDIHLTVPMLFALGFIITFVNGGLTGLFLGNVVVDVPLSDTMFVVAHFHMVMGVAPIMVVLGAIYHWYPKVTGRMLDDWMGKFHFWVTFLGAYLIFFPMHYLGLQGVPRRYHDIGEAAFITPNVHTLNAFITVMALTVGFAQMVFLFNLAWSYFKGRPSGGNPWRATTLEWQTPETPPGHGNWGKELPVVYRWAYDYSVPGAAQDFIPQNQPRATPALQGAAP; from the coding sequence ATGGTCGATGTCCCGTATGACGCAATCGCGGACGCTCCGCCTGCAGAAGTGCCGGAGGTTGAGCTCTATCACCCCAAGAGTTGGTGGACGCAGTATGTCTTCTCGCAGGACGCCAAAGTCATCGCCATCCAGTACTCGCTGACGGCGACGGCAATCGGGCTGGTGGCCCTGGTGCTGTCGTGGCTGATGCGGCTGCAATTGGGATTTCCCGGCACATTCTCCTTCATCGATGCAAATCAATATCTCCAGTTCATCACCATGCACGGCATGATCATGGTGATCTACCTGCTCACGGCATTGTTTCTGGGAGGCTTCGGCAACTACCTGATCCCGCTGATGGTCGGCGCTCGGGACATGGTCTTCCCCTATGTGAACATGCTGAGCTACTGGGTCTACCTGCTCGCCGTTGTGGTGCTGGCGTCGACCTTCTTCGTGCCCGGCGGGCCGACCGGCGCCGGCTGGACGCTGTACCCGCCGCAGGCGATTCTCTCCGGCACCCCCGGGCAGGATTGGGGCATCGTTCTGATGCTGGCATCGCTGATCCTGTTCATCATCGGCTTCACCATGGGCGGGCTGAACTACGTCGTGACCGTGCTGCAGGCGCGCACGCGCGGCATGACGTTGATGCGTTTGCCTCTGACGGTGTGGGGCATCTTCACAGCCACCGTGATGGCGCTGCTGGCCTTCCCGGCGCTGTTCGTCGCCTCTGTCATGATGCTGTTCGACCGCTTGCTGGGAACCAGCTTCTTCATGCCCGCACTCGTCGAGATGGGCCAGCAGATGAAGTATGGCGGCGGCAGCCCGATCCTGTTCCAGCACCTGTTCTGGTTCTTCGGCCATCCCGAGGTCTATATCGTCGCACTGCCGGCCTTCGGCATCGTTTCCGATCTGATCAGCACCCACGCGCGAAAGAACATCTTCGGCTATCGCATGATGGTCTGGGCTATCGTGGGAATCGGCGCGCTCAGTTTCATCGTATGGGCGCACCACATGTATGTGAGCGGCATGCACCCGCATTTCGGGTTCTTCTTCGCCACGACGACGCTCATCATCGCGATCCCGACCGCCATCAAGGTCTACAACTGGGTGCTGACCCTGTGGCGCGGCGACATTCATCTCACCGTCCCGATGCTGTTCGCCCTCGGCTTTATCATCACATTCGTGAACGGCGGGCTCACCGGCCTCTTCCTCGGCAACGTCGTCGTGGACGTCCCGCTGTCGGATACCATGTTCGTCGTCGCGCACTTCCACATGGTGATGGGCGTGGCGCCGATCATGGTCGTGCTGGGAGCGATCTATCATTGGTACCCCAAGGTAACGGGGCGGATGCTGGATGACTGGATGGGCAAGTTTCATTTCTGGGTCACGTTCCTTGGCGCCTATCTGATCTTCTTCCCCATGCATTATCTCGGACTGCAGGGAGTTCCGCGGCGGTATCACGACATTGGCGAAGCGGCGTTCATCACGCCGAACGTCCATACGCTCAATGCCTTCATCACCGTGATGGCCTTGACCGTGGGCTTCGCCCAGATGGTGTTCCTGTTCAATCTTGCTTGGAGCTATTTCAAGGGCAGGCCTTCGGGTGGCAATCCATGGCGGGCGACAACTCTGGAGTGGCAGACGCCGGAAACCCCGCCCGGGCACGGCAACTGGGGCAAGGAGCTGCCGGTGGTCTATCGATGGGCGTATGACTACAGCGTGCCCGGTGCTGCCCAGGACTTCATTCCGCAGAACCAGCCACGCGCGACGCCGGCCCTCCAGGGAGCTGCGCCGTGA
- a CDS encoding DUF2125 domain-containing protein, with translation MPDMTPAPRRRPLWRLFIAPVLLLVAAAAWSAFWLYAASEVGVRADAWAAQEAKSGRVYACANRSVAGYPFRLEVRCDDASVTLVSQTADAQAPFTARLGEIMVIAQIYQPKLLIAEFKAPATLADRGQPPSMKVNWTTGRSSVTGLPDIPQRASIVFDNPSIDRVNGPVATPLARAGHVELHGRFAEGSAQDNPVIETVLQISGGSVQEVHPLLAAPFDVDVQTRLSGLKDFKPKPWPERFREIQAAGGHVDIIRSRVQQGDLISVAAGKLSLNAQGRIDGELQMTVAGIEKVIPALGIEKMLEEGVPQATLDRVAPGMKTQDLNNLFGALDRAIPGLGKVVKQNANTGVAAGINALGKEAELEGKKARAFPLRFVDGAVFLGPLKVGQVPPLF, from the coding sequence ATGCCTGACATGACCCCCGCGCCGCGCCGGCGCCCGCTGTGGCGTCTCTTCATTGCGCCCGTCCTGCTCCTCGTCGCCGCCGCGGCATGGAGCGCGTTCTGGCTCTATGCCGCGTCCGAAGTCGGCGTGCGCGCCGACGCGTGGGCGGCGCAGGAGGCAAAGTCCGGACGGGTCTATGCGTGCGCCAATCGCTCGGTGGCGGGCTATCCGTTCCGTCTCGAAGTCCGCTGCGACGACGCCAGCGTGACGCTGGTTTCGCAGACCGCGGACGCGCAGGCGCCGTTCACCGCGCGGCTCGGCGAAATCATGGTGATCGCGCAGATCTACCAGCCGAAACTCCTGATCGCCGAATTCAAGGCGCCGGCCACGCTTGCCGATCGCGGCCAGCCGCCGTCGATGAAGGTGAACTGGACCACCGGCCGCAGCAGCGTCACCGGATTGCCTGACATTCCGCAGCGCGCCTCCATCGTGTTCGACAATCCCTCGATCGATCGCGTCAACGGCCCGGTAGCGACGCCGCTGGCGCGCGCCGGCCATGTCGAACTGCACGGCCGGTTCGCCGAAGGCTCGGCGCAGGACAATCCCGTGATCGAGACCGTGTTGCAGATATCGGGCGGCAGCGTGCAGGAAGTGCACCCGCTGCTGGCTGCGCCGTTCGATGTCGACGTCCAAACCAGGCTGAGCGGCTTGAAGGATTTCAAGCCAAAGCCCTGGCCGGAACGCTTCAGGGAAATCCAGGCCGCGGGCGGCCATGTCGACATCATTCGCTCGCGGGTTCAACAGGGCGATTTGATCTCGGTCGCCGCAGGCAAGTTGAGCCTCAATGCCCAGGGGCGGATCGACGGCGAATTGCAGATGACGGTGGCGGGGATCGAGAAAGTGATCCCGGCGCTTGGCATCGAAAAGATGCTGGAGGAGGGCGTGCCGCAGGCAACGCTCGATCGCGTCGCGCCGGGTATGAAAACACAGGACCTCAACAATCTGTTCGGCGCGCTCGACAGGGCGATCCCGGGGCTGGGCAAGGTCGTCAAGCAGAACGCCAATACCGGCGTCGCTGCGGGCATCAACGCGCTCGGCAAGGAGGCCGAACTGGAAGGCAAGAAAGCGCGCGCCTTCCCACTGCGCTTCGTCGACGGCGCGGTGTTTCTCGGGCCGCTGAAGGTAGGGCAGGTGCCGCCGCTGTTTTGA
- a CDS encoding cytochrome c oxidase subunit 3: protein MSAIVLFMAVIAVIVGWWLSQQRLTAKPWLEEGSIDDFPGTGAMTLPAAKIGLGVFLAVATSLFALFISAYSMRMNMVDWRAMPVPGLLWLNTGVLVLSSVALQWAHVAARRDNMDGVIIGLCAGGASAVTFLIGQLLAWQQLRAAGYFVASNPANSFFYMITAAHGLHLMGGLVALGRTTAKVWRGAEMAQVRLSVELCTIYWHFLLLVWLVLLGLLTGWTDDFVDICRRLLN from the coding sequence GTGAGCGCCATCGTCCTGTTCATGGCTGTGATAGCGGTCATCGTCGGATGGTGGCTCTCGCAGCAACGGCTGACAGCCAAACCCTGGCTGGAAGAAGGTTCGATCGATGACTTCCCGGGCACGGGTGCAATGACCCTGCCGGCAGCGAAGATCGGATTGGGAGTGTTTCTCGCTGTCGCCACCTCGTTGTTCGCACTCTTCATCAGCGCCTACTCCATGCGCATGAACATGGTGGACTGGCGGGCAATGCCCGTGCCTGGGCTGCTGTGGCTCAACACCGGCGTCCTGGTCCTGAGCAGTGTCGCGCTGCAATGGGCACACGTGGCCGCGCGCCGCGACAACATGGACGGTGTCATCATCGGCCTGTGCGCAGGGGGAGCGTCCGCGGTTACGTTTCTGATTGGGCAATTGCTGGCGTGGCAACAATTGAGGGCCGCGGGTTATTTCGTCGCGTCCAATCCAGCCAATTCCTTCTTCTACATGATCACCGCGGCGCACGGGCTGCACTTGATGGGCGGTCTGGTGGCGCTCGGCAGAACGACAGCGAAGGTGTGGCGTGGCGCCGAGATGGCCCAGGTGCGCCTGAGCGTGGAGCTCTGCACGATCTACTGGCACTTCCTGCTGCTGGTCTGGCTGGTCTTGCTTGGTCTGTTGACGGGCTGGACGGACGATTTCGTCGACATCTGTCGGCGGTTGCTCAACTAG
- a CDS encoding DUF2189 domain-containing protein, with amino-acid sequence MATTYSDSIAKFGRHVFGDAATYQVRKIELSDLSEALRLGWEDFKAMPSHAVVVCVIYPVLGIALFRMVLGYSVLPLLFPLAAGFALLGPFAAIGLYELSRRRERGEEVHVSKALHVLRAPAFGGMIELGVLLLVLFGAWIGVANAIYVTIFGHAPAASIPDFATRVLTTPEGWSLIIVGCGVGFLFAVVSLCVSVVSFPLMLDRHATAIDAIRTSLRAVMMNPIPMAGWGLIVAALLVIGSIPLFVGLAVVLPVLGHATWHLYRKAVEPDPNPPQEEPHLRKGHRYAADFPANLFPWSRER; translated from the coding sequence ATGGCCACCACGTATTCTGACAGCATCGCAAAGTTTGGACGTCACGTTTTCGGCGACGCCGCCACATATCAGGTTCGCAAAATCGAACTGTCCGACCTGAGCGAGGCGTTGCGCCTGGGCTGGGAAGACTTCAAGGCAATGCCAAGCCACGCGGTTGTCGTGTGCGTGATTTATCCCGTTCTCGGTATTGCGCTGTTCAGGATGGTGCTTGGCTATTCGGTGCTGCCGTTGTTGTTTCCGCTGGCCGCCGGGTTTGCATTGCTTGGACCCTTTGCCGCGATTGGCCTGTACGAGCTCAGCCGCCGCCGCGAGCGCGGCGAGGAGGTCCACGTATCGAAAGCGCTTCACGTGCTGCGCGCTCCGGCTTTCGGCGGCATGATCGAACTCGGCGTTCTCCTGCTCGTTCTGTTCGGGGCCTGGATCGGCGTAGCAAACGCTATCTACGTCACGATCTTTGGCCACGCACCGGCTGCGAGCATCCCCGATTTCGCAACGCGCGTGCTGACGACGCCGGAAGGGTGGTCGCTCATCATCGTCGGTTGCGGCGTTGGTTTTCTGTTCGCGGTCGTTTCGTTGTGTGTCAGTGTCGTGTCGTTTCCGTTGATGCTCGACCGGCATGCGACTGCCATCGACGCCATCCGGACGTCGCTGCGGGCTGTGATGATGAATCCGATTCCGATGGCCGGGTGGGGGCTGATCGTCGCGGCGCTGCTGGTGATCGGTTCGATACCGCTCTTCGTCGGTCTCGCCGTCGTTCTGCCGGTGCTCGGTCATGCCACCTGGCATCTGTACCGGAAAGCGGTGGAGCCGGATCCCAACCCTCCACAGGAAGAACCCCACCTGCGGAAAGGACACCGCTACGCCGCGGATTTCCCGGCCAATCTCTTCCCGTGGAGCCGCGAGCGCTAG
- a CDS encoding heme-copper oxidase subunit III family protein — MAETALTNPGESPAGAAGWQGIAADWSSDQRAFKNVSWGKAMMWIFLLSDTFIFSCFLLSYMTARMSTTVPWPNPSEVFALTIGGHHIPLILIAIMTFVLISSSGTMAMAVNFGYRRDRTKTAVLMLITAALGATFVGMQAFEWTKLIMEGVRPWENPWGAAQFGSSFFMITGFHGTHVTIGVIFLIAIARKVWRGDFDVERRGFFTSRKGNYEIVEITGLYWHFVDLVWVFIFAFFYLW; from the coding sequence ATGGCAGAGACCGCGCTGACAAACCCTGGAGAATCGCCCGCGGGGGCTGCCGGCTGGCAGGGCATTGCTGCCGACTGGTCCTCGGATCAGCGCGCATTCAAGAATGTCTCCTGGGGGAAGGCCATGATGTGGATCTTCCTCCTGAGCGACACCTTTATCTTTAGCTGTTTCCTGCTCTCCTACATGACCGCGCGAATGTCCACGACCGTGCCGTGGCCGAATCCGAGCGAGGTGTTCGCTCTCACGATTGGCGGGCATCATATCCCCCTCATCCTGATCGCCATCATGACCTTCGTCCTGATCAGCAGCAGCGGGACCATGGCGATGGCCGTCAATTTCGGCTACCGCCGCGATCGCACCAAGACCGCGGTATTGATGCTGATCACAGCGGCGCTTGGCGCAACGTTCGTCGGAATGCAGGCCTTCGAATGGACCAAGCTGATCATGGAGGGCGTGCGGCCCTGGGAAAACCCCTGGGGCGCAGCGCAGTTCGGCTCCAGCTTCTTCATGATCACGGGATTCCACGGCACCCACGTGACGATCGGCGTCATCTTCCTGATCGCCATCGCGCGAAAAGTCTGGCGGGGAGACTTCGACGTCGAGAGGCGCGGCTTTTTCACGAGCCGGAAGGGGAATTACGAGATCGTCGAAATCACCGGGCTGTACTGGCACTTCGTCGATCTCGTGTGGGTGTTCATCTTTGCCTTCTTTTATCTTTGGTGA
- a CDS encoding cytochrome c family protein, translating to MRSFILVLGAGIFMIVPGYAQDAASGEKIFVQCKACHQIGENAKNAVGPLLNGLFGRKAGTIEGYSYSPANKNSGITWDEATFRDYIKDPKAKIPGTKMIFPGLKDPKQIDDIVAYLKQFDATGKKVGIIVPAGSRLAKVQ from the coding sequence ATGCGCAGTTTCATTCTCGTGCTCGGGGCCGGAATCTTCATGATCGTCCCTGGGTATGCCCAGGATGCGGCTTCCGGCGAGAAGATTTTCGTCCAATGCAAGGCGTGCCACCAGATCGGGGAGAACGCAAAGAACGCAGTTGGCCCGTTGCTCAACGGGCTCTTCGGGCGAAAGGCCGGGACGATTGAAGGCTACAGCTATTCACCCGCGAACAAGAATTCCGGAATCACCTGGGATGAAGCAACCTTCCGCGACTACATCAAGGATCCGAAAGCCAAGATACCCGGCACCAAAATGATCTTTCCAGGCTTGAAGGATCCGAAGCAGATTGACGACATCGTCGCCTACCTCAAGCAGTTCGATGCGACGGGAAAGAAGGTGGGGATTATCGTCCCTGCCGGAAGCAGGCTCGCAAAGGTCCAATAG